From the genome of Cryptococcus neoformans var. neoformans B-3501A chromosome 1, whole genome shotgun sequence, one region includes:
- a CDS encoding hypothetical protein (Match to ESTs gb|CF193843.1|CF193843, gb|CF193842.1|CF193842; Similar to gi|46136441|ref|XP_389912.1| hypothetical protein FG09736.1 [Gibberella zeae PH-1], FASTA scores: opt: 287, E(): 2.3e-12, (37.705% identity (67.760% similar) in 183 aa overlap (11-187:20-180)); HMMPfam hit to DUF1077, Protein of unknown function (DUF1077), score: 124.9, E(): 1.8e-34) — MAFIKLDYTVSQSKPSSVPNPPGYLAPFTAKQSASTSSKHFQANEEALAKQARKSTELKMKRAWDLALSPAKSLPMQAIMLYFSGSGIQIFSLGMIFMLLTQPISAVLNIFQAFEPFRPTLSSTSRKGIKAAAEESTYAPLIGPMVLYVACQGLILALGLYKCSSMGILPTGSGDWLHFETRSDPPEWSAVRSQLLG, encoded by the exons ATGGCCTTTATCAAGCTAGACTACACCGTCTCCCAATCCAA GCCCTCTTCCGTGCCCAACCCGCCAGGTTATTTGGCCCCTTTCACAGCCAAACAATCAgcctccacttcttccaag CATTTCCAAGCAAATGAGGAGGCGCTCGCAAAGCAAGCTCGAAAATCCACAGAATTAAAAATGAAGAGGGCATGGGACCTGGCCTTATC GCCTGCTAAATCTCTTCCAATGCAGGCCATAATGCTTTACTTTTCAGGCTCGGGAATTCAGATATTCTCTCTCGGGATGATTTTCATGCTCTTAACCCAACCTATTTCCGCCGTATTGAACATCTTCCAAG CATTTGAACCTTTCAGACCGACACTTTCGTCTACGTCTCGAAAGGGGATCAAGGCCGCTGCGGAAGAATCAACATACGCACCCTTAATAGGACCTATGGTATTATATGTGGCTTGCCAAGGGCTAAT CCTGGCGCTAGGACTATACAAGTGCTCGTCCATGGGCATCCTGCCGACGGGCTCAGGCGATTGGCTGCATTTTGAAACACGATCAGAT CCTCCCGAATGGTCTGCTGTCAGGTCGCAATTGCTTGGCTGA